The Branchiostoma floridae strain S238N-H82 chromosome 1, Bfl_VNyyK, whole genome shotgun sequence sequence CTGAACGACCTTCTGTGACATACAGGGAGATACAACCAAGTTACGGTAGGTTGGTGCTTGCGGGTAAAAACTTCTCGGTTCCGTTGAAATACGGGTCAAAGATCTGGCGTTTCGTGGAtctttaaacgtgccagctgtgATTAAAACGCAAACGGACACTCCTTCATCGGGGACTTCCAACTTTGGAATACTCTCCGCGAGAGTAGGACGTGATTATGATGCAGAAGCCACTGTTCATACCGACTTAGTTTTGTTCCGTGCTACTCGGTGTACATGTCACTTCGGTGGCAATTCGGGTCGATGACCTGTTCCGACTTTTACGTCTGCCCTCTAAAGCTACCCTCAAACGCGGGGCGAAGAATTTCTTATCctgaactttattctttatccaaaCAAGGACTTCCAGGCCCTTTTCCCAAGAATTTTGCTAGTTTTTCCCATACATCCACGTTTTGGTGCAGTGACCCAGCGATGAACGTTTCGGTGTCCCGGAAGGGTAGTGAGGTCGGGTTTCCGTCAATCTGGAGGGTACCGCCTCTTCCGCCGGGACACGTGTTCGTCGGGCCCATGCCAGCCACGGGGNNNNNNNNNNNNNNNNNNNNNNNNNNNNNNNNNNNNNNNNNNNNNNNNNNNNNNNNNNNNNNNNNNNNNNNNNNNNNNNNNNNNNNNNNNNNNNNNNNNNNNNNNNNNNNNNNNNNNNNNNNNNNNNNNNNNNNNNNNNNNNNNNNNNNNNNNNNNNNNNNNNNNNNNNNNNNNNNNNNNNTTAGCCGTATTGTGTGATGAATGTGATGATTTGTATAAGCTTGCCGCTTGGTGAGGTGGGTGGCCGGGGCCCTTAACGGACGCTGGGcgctacagggaaaacatgaGATGGGGCATCTTAGTTTAAAGTTATGTAGGGAGAAAGAGACATGTCATGCATTTGCGTGAGCGTGATTATCGTCGCGGTGGTTCTactctgttctgtgagtgtgagtggttctgttctagtaatcagtggcggtttgtttacatctccgtgGAAGGGGGAGGCGATCATGTGGTACTTATTTCCTCGTGGCCCTCTCTCACGGGTGGCTCTTGTTATCAGTAACGCATGTATTCTGATCTGTCAACTAGGCctgaacaaacacagaaaccgCTAAACCATGTGTAGGACGGTGATACCCAACTTTAATGCTCGTCAAAAAATGGACATCACTAGCTCTGTATCGTGGGCTGTCCTGTTTTGTCATCTTTTAGCACTACATCCTCTAATCAAACCTCTTTGTGACTAGGACGTCTTGTCTTACTTCAGTCTATTATGCCTTCAAAACATTAACATCTTGTCAAATTATGCCTACCAACAGTTATGGGAAGACCAGTATAGGATTTCATAAGCAATGAACCGTCAAACGCTATTAGGTGACCTTATAAAACACAACAGGGCCGATCTCATCTCACTGACCATATCTTACCTCGAATTAAGTAACAATTATAACCGTCCACAAGGCCCCATCAGCAAGACcgagctgaagttagcagcccgtttaccagcaccagttgtggcacgtagacaccacgcagttgcacgtacggcgggttgtgcccttagctttaaaatggtCGGACCAGTCCTGCTGTGTATCTCAAGTACATCTTGATATTTGAGCCTACACGGCATGAAAagtgtattcatgtttactgtgcTATACCGTGGGCAGTTTGTTGAAACAGAGCTGCCATGCTGAGCCTGGGAGCGTACGCGTACGAAATTTGATCAGTGCTCCACCCAACAATAACGTGATGCGCTCTTATAAAGCCGCGGAAGGGCAAGCACCCGCACTGGTTATAATCTTATCTAGGTGCTTATACAGCAAACGGTGCGTGTTTTAATTTGGCATGTCAAAACCGCATAAACTTCCGATAAAATGAAACTTGACAGAGGTGCTTTGATCGAACCACCAGCCACCATTGAAGCGTAGGAAGACtgagaggtcacaggtcatggGTGAAAGTTGGAGCAGCTAATTAATTGTTTTGCGCATGCGCCCCAAAATCACTATTATAGCTATGAAGAAAAGTTTCAGCTGAAATTTGCGATTGAGTTCAAACTCTGTTTCAGATTAACAGAGTTCGAAACCTACCCAATGACACAAGATGAGAGTATTAGAAGAAGGTATGAGTCTAAAATTTTGAGTTCGACCTCTTGTTACTAGAGTGAAAGACCCCCCAAATGGTAGATAATGTCGGAATGTTGCCGGAAACTAAAACTAAAGATATAGCTGTCTATCAATCACAAATTATGGTCATGACTTATTTTCTTtacagtttgagtttgagttagTGTTTTGAGCCCTTTATATAATACTTTTAATTCGTTCCCGAGAGCTGCCCGACCGCCCGGTTCAGGGTAATGTGACCGTAACATATCCCTTAACTTTGAGGAGTTTTGAAGATCTTACTCGAGTTTCACAAACTTAACCCAATGAGGAGATTATTGGTTCTTTTAATTGAATAACATGTGTTGACCCTTTCACCTCACCTTAGATTAGGTAACAgtaagtagattttatggaagaCATCTTTCCCCTCAAGACATGTTTCAATGTCGagaaaatactgaaatagaAAATATGTCCTCTttgtagccttgattgtacttgtagaagtgacactccTAAGGTAGTCATGAGtgaagttgtagaagtgaaacttagTTCGTAGTTGTAGAGGTAACACCTGTGTGACTGTGGTAGCCTAtatgttagcctggtatccaaaccccagcccgatctcaagtatcacgaaagatatttgaggttggggtatggtatccaggctacctaCATGTTGGCTATTATAAAGGCACTTTGCGCACTGTGCCTGCTTGAAAttcaggaataaaagacttgttggctcAAAGTGATAGGTGACCATCGTTTGTCACTACAATATTGTTGTTACAAGGTTTTTAtatccattttgaaaatttaggcatcttgttttttactcatcttgtttttttatcgtataaaatttggagtctgcaggtATGTCACCCACAaaatgtacgaggggcgtgcaataagtaatggtcctgacccacttccagttgtctgatctaaatgaaattttgtatgtgtaataattcatatctctatgggttatgttgcaaaagacagctctaaactaattgtggtttctgatttactggtgtttgaacttagtcaggtgcgaaatggaccaggtgtgaaatggaaccagttgagtgtcgcgcagtgatccggtttttgtatttgaaaggacgcacaccaaagaagacttttgatgaaataaatgaaacttatggtgatgatgccccatcatatgaccttgtaaaacgctggcatcctgaattcaaacgtggctggaagtctgtggaaacagctcccagacctggtcgtccctcttgtgccattgatgaggcatcagttggaggaccaacctggggtgtcctacaaaatcggtgtccagagctgcatcaaacgatgggagaaatgcataactctgggtgattcctatgaagagaaagactaataactgtgccaagtttcattaatctcctgctatgggaaatgggtcaggaccattactaattgcacgcccctcgtactgtGGCCTTACTGGGTGCCGCTCGTGTCACGCGGTGACATCGCGTGATGACTTCCCTGTAACTAAGACCATATGGGTGGGGGAGCAGtactaaatccacatagtcaggtCACTCCCAGGATCTAactgacttagaacatggccatctttccgaagcaaaataCACACATTTTTAGTCATtagaaacatgcagtttgttttcCCAGCAAGCGGACTGGCTACATTCTTTTCCTAGTTCTCATTCATGACCCAgtggtgatggcgcctcacacctttcctCACAGCATTGTTTGAAATTCTCGTaaagttttacaacacttttttgcaccacaatgccattgttttttgggTGTATGTATGTCAGATCTGGTCACATGGATGCCAGTCCCCAACTTGACCTCAAAGGAGTAGGACGTGGCTTCTTTTGGAGAACAATTTCTCGAGTACATGTAGGCATTTTCAACTGAAGAGTTCCTTACACAGCCCAACCCGTCTAAAATACAGCTCGAGCTGGTGGAtaacgttttgctgcagcacATTGGCATCTCCGAACTGTTCTAGCAGCTGACAGACAAACCGGCCCAAAAAATTATGTCGCTGCCCCTCATCTTCATTTGCCCTACTGGAGCAACTGTTGGAATttctgacgagctgtcctgttccaagttcgacccgttcctggtagaccacatcttgcattatcttcctgcatttttagtttgtttgtttcaggtttATGAAAGTATTGATCGcatatgtttgctttgttttgatCAATTCAACGCGCATGTTTTGATTTAACATCTCTACAGTTTTTATCTTAGAACCTGTTCTCTTAATGTAACAAAGGAGATtactgtatgtatatgtttatgtcCTTGATGTAATGCTAgtgctgtttgtacattttcttgttacaaaaaaactctttattattgtcttgttcgttttatgactttctttcatgatcgTTAGAATTTCCTTCGTTTATCttttgaataaagatgttcaggaacattgtttaatttgctgtttccctttctgttaattctttaattgtttttatttgtatgagaatggtgggcgtctccaacttagtcaatttattcgttggttggtacacccctacccctagggagaccattcagttgaatggtgggcgtctccaacttagtcaatttattcgttacttagtacacccctacccctagggacaccatactatgtggatttagtcacaagaaatactcgctcctgattggctgaggaaagatggccatgttctaagagTGGGTTAGATGCAACAAACCTTACATGTGGGCTCACTCCGTGTCGCGAACTGGACCGGCACGGACCTCACTATGAGCGCGCCGGCTCCACCCGTCCTGCGCGGAGATGCCACCCTTGTGGGGCAGATTTTGTTAGATGTTGTTAAAGCGGTGCGGGGAGAGGCTCCCCTCCTGGAGGAGGCTCTCCTTGCTAGATTCGAAGCCGACGTGCCGCCCCGAAGCCTCAGCGACGACGAGCTGGCGGAGCGGCTGGAGACCCTCACGGGAGAGAACTCCGGTTTCCTCCTAGACATGACGGGAAAGGACCTCAAGGCACACGAGACGATCGTCCGCTTGGCGCACTTCTTGATCATGGCAGCCAACGATGCCGCGGCACCCAGGCAGCCGATCCGATCATCCAAGGCCGGCAAAACCGCAGCCCAGGCGGTCGCAAACCTCCTGGACCCCACCGACGAACCGCCCCGAGAGACCCGACGCCACCAGTTCGTCCGGCCTCCCTCCGCCAGCCAAAAAGGCAAAGCCAGTCCCACTGGAGGAGGACTCAAGCTCCGGTAGCGAGAGCGATCTCGAGGTTAGTACGATTTTCcggaatgtttgttttttcgtaCACCTGGGTTTTGAAAGATGTATTAAGTACTTGATGTATGGGCCAACCGCGGACACGGACGAAACAATGCGGTATTACCTGGCAGGACAGGTTTAAGTGGTAGCCTCCGCAAAAACGTTGACACAACACTTTGTTTTCCTAGTATAGGCAGGCGGGTCGAAGTTGTATCTCCCTGCAGGAaggaaaagacaacatttttattcCTGGACGAgcgggttgaagttgtatgACCTTGTATCTCCCCGCAGAAACGGAaaaatgacattgtatttcctgGACGGGCGGGTTGAAGTTGTATCTCCCCATAGAAGCGAAAAAATACACTTTGTTTTCCTGGACAGGCGGGTTGTAGTTATATCTCCCCGCAGACACGAAAAAACGGCATTTTGTTTCCCAGGACGGGCGGGTTGAAGTTGTATCTCCCCACAGACAGGAAAAAACGACACTTTGTTTGCTAGGATGGGCGAGTTCAAGTTACATCACCCCACAGAAccggaaaaacaacattttttctgaaCGGGCGGGTTGACGTTGTATCCCCGCAGAAACGGAGGAAACGAGTTTGTTTCCTTTAATAGCTGATCGGATTTGAAGTTGGTAACTATGACGGACATGAAAGACATGAGTTGTTCCCGGCGTATGAGAAAGGACCTATGCATGGCTTGACACGAAACGAATGAAACACGTATTAGTTATCCCCCAGTCGATTTTATAAGTGCGAACATATTCGCTGACTTGGTACATAGTGCGACCTAGGTTGAACACTTCACccacaaatacaacacaggaAAGTTTGGCTTCCCCCACCAGCACCAACAAAACGACGTCGTTTCTCCCCGCTAGCGAGAAAACCATTAGTTTCTCTGTTTTTTTCCGTCCAAAAATTAACCTGCCCCCGTTCGGTTTCCCCCACCTCTTGATTAGCTTGTGCAGATTTCTAAGCACAGGTTAAAAGAGAGTGTATTCAGTGTATTCTCGCCTTTTCCAAATCCAAAAGTTTTTAGCTTCGCCCCAGGTGgctttattttctaatcgtGAGAAGACAGTTATCGCACCGGGCTTCTAATTACATCCAGGCCTACCGAGAGACAACCCGGGGTGTCAGCAACGTGCTCTCACAGCATGAAACAAGTCTTCATTATTCCCTGATCGATCATAACATTCCACCACGTCACAGTCGAGTGCCGACAAAGGCTCCCTACCGTCCCGGGTTTGGTAACATGTGTCAGCCAGAACCGCCAGGCCCAAATGATTGCGGCAGCGAGCGGAAAATTGGAGCAGTTGAAAATAAACCTGACGTTGGTTTCATTTAATTTTCTCTTTAGGAGATGCGAGAGCTGGACAAGGCGAAGGAGGCGTGTCTGGACCCCCTCGTTCACCGCTACCCCGCAAAACTCCACGGGCCACTGCTGCGCCTGCAGGAGAAAGCCATCCGGGTCGGGGCCAAAAGGAGCGTGGTTGAGCGCTATAAGAACTTAGCGAATTTCGTCCTCGAAAACCCCTCGAAGACAAACATGTGGTAGCtggtggccgtaggggcagtcaGACTAGTTCACAAGGTCTTTCTACTTCTGGCGGTTTTCGGCCAGATGTGCAGTTAAACGTAAATATGGGCCGTTCTAAAAAGTAACCGAACAGTTTGGACGTACGAtgttttatataaaaaaatgtattcgcAATTAATTCATGGGGATGTTGTAGTTTTGCAGATTTTTATGAACAGTTAGGGACTACTGGATCATTTATTCTAGCAACTGGACGTAAAGAAACGCTGTATCAATATTCATACCACTAGGGATTGACAGTTGCTTTAATTAGATTCATCCGGTGACATTGGCCTTGACACTACAGCCTGCAAAgattcaggaaaaaaatctgGAAATGACGTAGCACTACAGTAGAAAACAATTTTGAACATAAAGAAAATTACTCTTTCAACAGAAACATTGCTGCCGTTGTTTTCCCTCGGTAGTATGATCGTTAAGGTTGCAGGTGAGCAAAAGCTCCAAAGATTTGTTATAGGCTAACATACGATTCGTTCTATATAGGAAAATGATTACagagatatcaaacattttcccGATAAGGCCAACGTTACATaattccacaaaggggcccggtcgggGACCTTTGgtgaacgaaaagtacgataggaaagacagaaaaaaacccaaaacggaccaaaaatgattcaaaagcatgccttgtgcatatttattggcacaaactttttttgtttctttaaacagcccgaccgggcccagGTAGGAAATGTCACGAGTGGCGTACCATCACTGTTCCACTTAACTGTTCCTAGTCCGTTACAGGCTCAAATGCGTGTTTTTGGCCTTTCTGTTTACTGGTTATGACGTTCCAAACGGGAAAATGGCACGCGTCCGTTGCGTCGATACACTTCTGTTGATACGTTATAAAAATCGCGGTTCGGAAATCCCTCATTAACCATCAGTAAATGCATGACGTATCTGTGTTTAATCTTACAAATCTTTACTTAATTTTCAGAATGTAAGTTGGATCGACGTGGGAATTATTGGTCGATGCTACATATATGGTCCAGTCAGATATTCTATTCCTAAAATAGGCTAGCTACCTAGTAACATCAACATCTGGTCCGAATGAACTATACGGCATCTATCTTATCTGATTCAGCCTCTTCTTCAAGTGACCGACAAAATTaacatgctgtggccttagcggGTAGCTTGTCCACCGagcagtttaatagcggtgagcgtacgtgacttatttcattctgtcttattacaggctagtgatgatatagccgttgtatacaggatgcttttccaatcacctttacctcccttccacacgtagaagttggatatctcttgcaaatgcagccgttttacttgtttgatggacgaaatattctgtatactggtttacGCCACCCGACGTAACAGTGCACTGCATATTACACCCGATAGCCGTCGTTTGCGGCTTTTAGgccgacatgtatattgatattttgatgtgccTTCGTTCgtgcgaagccaagccgagaaaggatatgttgtgtcattatttcttattcacggcggtacattttatttctgtaacttctttaatgtttcaaaactcgggctacaccaaaaggtaaatgataatgcacttttgtgccctttggttataagagaaatagacctcaTCGGTCAAAGTAACGACACGTTAGCATCCCGAGTATTGTGGTCTGTCTACACAAGCGTTATCGCCGGTGCAATGAGACGAGTGGGAAAAGTgttcgccatgcattcggtacgtcgtaagttcgatccccggccgaatatggtatgacgtgttaaatggtcgtgctaatttctcagcttagcactcagcattcgggaaagagtatgaaatttgaacacacaccacaaccagtgtcctggccccctgctgtagtaattgcagTCGTTTGCCCAGGGTTACTGCaagaacatgggcgccgccctatgcaccatggagcgggaaggactttgacttgacatgacaatataagcgttgtaattcaatatgtatcacttttgctataaattatatctgaattactttgatgccttacatcactTCCGACTGCCtgtaactaacagaaaacaacactttaccgatccagacatacaaaagttgctaagttagtatcactattgcaaaaaattcttcatatcaatcctctctcacaatctgtccccacaggtgaacgccggcataacaacccccaggttacaggaagaatcgactgacaagtacacccctttgtcgcgatggtttgggaaccaaatgaacatcacagcaataTGAAAAAAGGGAAGAATCAAGAgtcacacaaccatacaaaatgatataacagaaagatatgaaataaaaaccttcaaacgaaacaaaacaatcctcatacatacacgacatcattacgccgaatggtcaagCCAAAAATATGACTGACCCACTTTTCTCccctaacgatacataatatcgggtaatttgttaaaaaatgtaatgtgctgtatacttgatggtgaaacgagtatCTAACACATGAAttcctggtttataacatcggtcacgtcatcGTATTATACGCCATACGCAAAGCAGACTaaaggtcacacacaaaaacaaattccctagggaatacccgtagaaaaattcctcgcatgcctgcggaattcctagaattcctgtcaaacggtcgcacactataaacattaggctcgcccctgaggcgtcgccaaaaaagacAAAAGGTATGGCCATTAGCTGCTGTCGGCCGCGGGGGCGAGCCGTCTTCATTCAAGCTACTTGGAGTAATGATCAGCAATGATCTTACATGGGGCACCCATATTGAATACATGCAATCAAAGGCTCAAACGCGTATACATTACCTGCGTGTAGTGAGACGAGCTGGGTTTACCTTCAGATGTTCTCTTGCAAATTTACATATCTTTCATCCTCCCGGCGTTAGAGTATGGCTCCCCTGTCTGGGGAGGTCTCCCGCGAGGTTTGTCAGATGATTTGGAAAAAGTTCAAAAGACATGCCTCAAGATATGTGGCTTACCCTGTAACCAACTGTCAACCCTTGAGTCAAGGCGAAGGGAGGCGTCTCTACCCGAGTTGAAAAGGATTCTGAAAGATCCCTCGCACCCCTGCCACGCCTTCCTTCAACCAAATGAGGAACCTCGATATGAACTGAGACGTAGAAAGCCGTATAAATTGCCAGTCAGCCGTACTGAGAGACATAGGAACTCGTCCCATGTCACTATGTGCAATGTTGTCTGTTCCCATGTGCAATATCGTCCGCAAggtgtatgtatacatgtactcaggTGTTTTGTAATTGGTATTGACATCGTTAAGAGATTTTAACTAATTGATacacgaaatgttttttttagattatcCTGACTTTAATTGCCATTGTGTTAGAATCATGAATATGCTATCATTAATATGTAATGTTTTCCTTGTACAATCGATACAATTCAGTCTGATTGACTGCCAAGTTgattaaataaagtttgatttgatttgatttgtttcaaagggagtcaaacggcaCCTACGGTGGGCTTTATACTAAAAATTTATATTACGCCATCGTGGATCTGCCTCGAGATtagccagtatttgattaattgtatctcagcaTTGATCGAAATGGGAAAGGTTCCTAACTCACCACGGATGCCGTCATTTGAAGATTTCGCACGAACTCCGAGTAAAAACTTTTGGAAACTCAATGGTGTAAAATTCTGGGAAACTAGTATGTGGAGGAAGTCGTATATTTTCAATTGCTAAGTTgtaattttctaatttcattccaGATGTAAGTCTCAATAATCAATCCTTGTCtgatcttttcttaaaatggatgACGTAAGTATGAGTGAGGTCCGATCCGAAGGCACACTCTTTCTAACAGTTGCAGGGAGACCTCCCTctaaatggaattttttttaaaggaggAGAAAACAGTTTTTGGTAAATATTCTGGAGTTTGTTTTGATGCAATAATTTTGATTGCTTTAGACGTTTGGTCAAAGGCTCGCTCTCATTGAAATATcgaaaatgctgtcgcctgatattgagcaaattatagacagcatgACTGGTCCCTTTTTTCCACAACCTctgaaatattttacaaaaaatgcaccacaacattcatattggttcatgGCTTTGAAGGTTATTATAGCCTCGGTGGGATTTCAACCACTAAAAAATGGTTGTCGCCTGAGAAGATTACGATGGtcgccacggttatattatccatgtataagactagaaatgacgctttacagtttttctggttttctaaagaaacaaaagaagggacattgactgccatttgtatcccaccttgcttacaaaatgttgtacagaaaattaaatgactgtaacaaacgtttcCATTGTTTGATGATTTCTAAGCATTCTGTCTGACCCGGTGCAAaaatgctgcccactttttagatgtccctagggacgtgaaattatacctaaatgatgtagacAATAATGTTAATCCTTTTGAAGATAAAGGGTTAATATTTACTGTTGTAACAGACgctaccggtaacgtttgttacctgccctgtaatgcattacaaATGGGGGCGAAAATattaagttgccattttttggctatggttaaaagaggaattttcctaagcaaccaggtagttttcagtgaaaataaagctgatttatttttcgacccaaaaatgccattttcgacatttcaatgagaacgagtgcaAAGCATGTCAGTTCGGCTCCGTACAGTGAGATAGGCAGTACAAATATGACCGAAAGCTAGCTACGATTTATGGCTGAACCTGTTACGGCCAATCATCTCACCGCTCATGTAATGATAATTATTTGCGTTTGAGGAACTAACTTCGTTACCGTGACGAATTAGCATATAATTGAGTTTCTGCAGTAACGCAGGTGTATCACAGGTGTATGGTAAGTACTTATAGTGCTACAGAAGTAGTCTGTTCATTCGACGCTTGGCACGACACCCAGGAAGCAACAAGGATTTTCTACTTCTCACATCAAGATGGAGGCACGGGCGGTCAACCAGGCCATTGAAGTTTACAACCGCTCTTTTCTGTTCGCCATGTCTAAACTGAACTGACGAAAGAACACAAAGAGACAGTTCTGGACTCCTAGAATGAAGGTGAGGAATTTCGTTCCGATAGAAAGGTTTTCTAATGACTGATAAATCAGACGCCGGCTGGCTAACCGTTTTAGAATAGTTTCGGAAGGAGGTAGCGGATAACATTGCAATCATATGCGTATGTTCAACAATTCTACTTGCATTGGAGCTAAGAGAGGCAAGAAATATTGAATGGAAGGATAAGGAAGCCGCTAACCAGGCAATTGATTTATCCAGCTATTTCTTTTCAGGTACTTGGTATCGCTCTTCTTCAAGCAACAAGAATCCCGGATTATGAATTGCTTACAGAGGAGAAAAAATGAGGATAACTTCCCACAAAATAAGTACTTACAGAAGCGTGTGCATCTATTGCATTCAAGCAAGagagtttgatttgatttttgtttcgaATTCCACAGGCTGGGGCTTCGGAATGCATCCAGGTTTGCATGATAATGCCAGTGCTGTAAATAACCGTGTTTTTGTTTCCACTGCAGTTTTTGATCTTGGAAGCTTGGACACATTTAAGAAGTTTCAAAGTGTCCTCCTTTTGTATGCAATCCCTTTTCTATAGCTAGCTACGCATCCATCAGGTAAATAagactttttcttgttttatggTACGCACATTAATTTGTGCTCTAACGTATGTCCCAGTGTCTGGACTTGAGCAGCAAAAGAATTTGGGAAAACGTAAGCAGGGCACGTTTGCTCAGGTAATTTCTAAATTGATTCTTATCCAGGTAAATGTGTAATAACATACGTATACTATATTATGTTGGCNNNNNNNNNNNNNNNNNNNNNNNNNNNNNNNNNNNNNNNNNNNNNNNNNNNNNNNNNNNNNNNNNNNNNNNNNNNNNNNNNNNNNNNNNNNNNNNNNNNNTAGATTGGTTTTAGCTGTAGAAAGAGACGTACACGATACCTGTTATACACGTGGCTATTATCGAAGATCAGGTAGGTTTGAATGCCTGGTTGGTTTTAGGATTATGATGAGATAGATGTATTCTGTGATGTAATCACGTTAATTATGGTACTGTAAAGTGCTAGACTACATAGCTATGAGAAAAATTTCTTTATGAGCATTTTATGTTCAATGAATTGTTTTCCAGTTTCGGAAGATGCGCGTTTGGTGTATTCCTATGTGACTTCGGAATGTCATGGTGGTGATTTTGTGATTTAGGAAGTTATGTTCAATGTACTTGGAATGACACAGATTGTACAGAGTGCTACTGGGAGAGAACTAAAAGAGATATTTTGTGTTCAGTGGTTTGATAAAAGGAAATAACCGGATAATGTGTGATATGGCATTGTGAATATAATGCCGCTGTGAGAATTGTGATGACTGACAGTGTGAAGAGACACACGATTTT is a genomic window containing:
- the LOC118408214 gene encoding uncharacterized protein LOC118408214 — protein: MSAPAPPVLRGDATLVGQILLDVVKAVRGEAPLLEEALLARFEADVPPRSLSDDELAERLETLTGENSGFLLDMTGKDLKAHETIVRLAHFLIMAANDAAAPRQPIRSSKAGKTAAQAVANLLDPTDEPPRETRRHQFVRPPSASQKGKASPTGGGLKLR